The following is a genomic window from Thaumasiovibrio subtropicus.
AAGCGACTTGCCAAAAAACTATCGCAATTTGATGTTGTTCTTAAGCCGACACTCGATAAAAACTGGTTTTCTCTGTACAGCCAATATATCTCGGTCAGACACAGTGATGGCTCCATGTACCCTCCCAATGAGCAAGATTTCTCTCAATTTATCACTGCGAGTTGGAGTGATGTGCAGTTTCTGCACATTTACCACCAAGGTAAACTACGTGCCATCGCGGTCTGTGATATGTTTAAAGACGCGATGAGCGCACTTTATACCTTCTTTGACCCCACACTGCCCCTTTCCATGGGCAAGGCCGCCATTTTGCTTCAGTTGCAGTATGCGCGCCAAGCTAAGAAGACATGGCTATATCTCGGATACCAAGTTGATCAATGTAAAGCGATGAATTACAAAGTTAATTTTAAGCCATGCCAACGCTGGGTTGACGATGAATGGCATACTGAAGGATGAGTTGAATATCGGGTTGAAATCACATCTTCACCGAGAAGAACAGCAAACTCTGAGTCTCAAAGTCTAATGTAATAAAAACTCCCTGAAAAAAACGAGATGAATTGCTGACAAAGAAAGCAGTCGAGGGTAAAATTGCGCCCTAAACTTTACTCAACACCAGATTCAAGGCAATATCGGCCCGATTTGAAATGGCCAGCCTAAGAGGATTCAATGGCAAAAGAAGACGTAATTGAAATGCAAGGCACTGTCCTAGACACCCTGCCTAATACCATGTTCCGTGTAGAGCTCGAGAACGGTCACGTAGTTACTGCTCACATCTCAGGTAAAATGCGTAAAAACTACATCCGCATCCTGACTGGTGACAAAGTCACTGTCGAGCTTACTCCATACGACTTGACCAAAGGTCGCATCGTCTTCCGCGCACGTTAATATAACGCTGTCAGGATTAAAAAAACCCGGTTTAAAAACCGGGTTTTTTTATCTGCTCAAGCTAACTAATCGTCTTAACCATGTGCTGGTTGAAGATCGGTATTGAAGTCAAACTTCAGCTCACCGTTGGCCACATCCACTTTGATTGTGCCACCTTTTGTGAGGCACCCAAACAAGAGCTCGTTCGCCAAAGGTTTCTTCAAGTGCTCTTGGATAACGCGAGCCATTGGACGCGCTCCCATTGCCTTATCGTAACCTTTCATCGACAACCAATGACGTGCCTCAGCAGACACTTCCATTGACACACCTTTCGAGTCCAATTGCGCTTGCAGCTCAACAATAAACTTGTCGACCACTTGAATAATCACTTCCGGCTCTAGATGGTTGAA
Proteins encoded in this region:
- a CDS encoding arginyltransferase codes for the protein MSLQIGITPEKPCSYLPEQKDRLAVVMDEDWHSVHGYRVLMDYGFRRSGAMIYRPHCLSCSACHPVRVDVQGFTPSRSQKRLAKKLSQFDVVLKPTLDKNWFSLYSQYISVRHSDGSMYPPNEQDFSQFITASWSDVQFLHIYHQGKLRAIAVCDMFKDAMSALYTFFDPTLPLSMGKAAILLQLQYARQAKKTWLYLGYQVDQCKAMNYKVNFKPCQRWVDDEWHTEG
- the infA gene encoding translation initiation factor IF-1 translates to MAKEDVIEMQGTVLDTLPNTMFRVELENGHVVTAHISGKMRKNYIRILTGDKVTVELTPYDLTKGRIVFRAR